One part of the Amaranthus tricolor cultivar Red isolate AtriRed21 chromosome 16, ASM2621246v1, whole genome shotgun sequence genome encodes these proteins:
- the LOC130802301 gene encoding uncharacterized protein LOC130802301 isoform X1, with amino-acid sequence MGRTFGINLLGKKSSKLMSYLDHAITRNSYIKNRQQALYSFLHSDVLQLLNLGHQQQALIRVEHVIKSKDMLDALDLIDSYCNLLAQNESLIEKSKECPNEFKEAIGSLIYASSRIGDFPELQHIRNYFTLKYGQQFVLQALESPTSFGVNDKIIQKLSRSEPSLETRFNFVRKIASNKDVTQMLSNSK; translated from the exons atgggGAGAACATTTGGTATCAATTTATTAGgaaaaaaatcatcaaagtTAATGTCTTATTTAGATCATGCAATAACAAGAAATTCATATATCAAGAATAGGCAACAAGCTCTTTACTCATTTTTGCATTCGGATGTGCTTCAACTCCTCAATCTTGGTCATCAACAACAAGCTCTAATTCGA GTTGAGCATGTAATAAAGAGCAAGGATATGTTGGATGCATTGGATCTTATAGACTCTTATTGTAATCTTCTTGCACAAAATGAGTCATTGATTGAGAAAAGCAA ggaGTGCCCAAATGAATTTAAGGAAGCTATAGGGAGCTTAATTTATGCATCTTCAAGGATAGGAGATTTCCCAGAACTACAACATATTCGAAATTATTTCACATTGAAATATGGGCAGCAATTTGTGCTTCAAGCTCTTGAATCTCCTACAAGTTTTGGTGTCAATGATAAG ATTATACAAAAGTTATCAAGAAGCGAACCAAGTTTGGAAACCCGATTTAACTTCGTAAGGAAAATTGCATCCAACAAGGATGTTACCCAAATGTTAAGCAATAGTAAATAA
- the LOC130802300 gene encoding ubiquitin receptor RAD23d translates to MKIFVKTLKGTSFEIEANSDDTVADVKKKIENVQGAETYPASQQMLIHQGKVLKDGTTLEENSVAENSFLVIMLSKNKPAAAGASSVSAAPATQVQPESTPAPAAPIAAAPQAQTQAAPEPATAAPATSGESDVYGAAASNLVAGSNLENTIQHILDMGGGSWDRDTVVRALRAAYNNPERAVEYLYSGIPEQAEIPPVAQTPAATTAAPAPTGGQAGNPLAQAPQPAVPSSGPNASPLDLFPQGLPNVGSNAGAGSLDFLRNSQQFQALRAMVQANPQILQPMLQELGKQNPQLMRLIQDHQADFLRLINEPVEGEGNLLSQLASSMPQTVSVTPEEHEAIERLEAMGFRRATVLQVYFACNKNEELAANYLLDHIDEFDNEDEEGLP, encoded by the exons ATGAAAATATTTGTGAAGACCCTTAAGGGCACTAGTTTCGAGATCGAAGCGAATAGCGATGACACT GTTGCAGATGTGAAGAAAAAAATTGAGAATGTACAAGGTGCAGAGACATATCCTGCTAGCCAACAAATGCTCATCCATCAGGGGAAGGTTCTTAAAGACGGTACAACATTGGAAGAAAATAGTGTTGCTGAGAATAGTTTCCTGGTTATTATGTTAAGTAAG AATAAGCCTGCTGCAGCTGGAGCTTCATCTGTTTCTGCTGCACCTGCTACTCAG GTTCAGCCTGAGAGTACACCGGCCCCTGCTGCTCCAATAGCAGCTGCACCTCAAGCTCA GACACAAGCTGCTCCAGAACCAGCAACTGCTGCTCCTGCTACCTC AGGTGAATCAGATGTCTATGGTGCGGCTGCATCAAATTTAGTCGCAGGAAGCAACTTGGAGAATACAATTCAGCATATTCTTGACATGGGTGGAGGAAGTTGGGACAGGGACACAGTTGTTCGTGCTCTACGTGCTGCATATAACAACCCTGAGAGGGCTGTTGAATATTTGTATTCG GGAATTCCTGAGCAAGCTGAAATTCCACCAGTTGCTCAAACTCCTGCAGCAACAACTGCTGCTCCTGCTCCTACTGGTGGGCAGGCTGGGAATCCTCTTGCTCAAGCACCTCAACCAGCTGTGCCATCTAGTGGTCCTAATGCGAGTCCATTGGATCTTTTTCCACAA GGCCTTCCAAATGTGGGTTCAAATGCTGGTGCTGGCTCATTAGATTTTCTTCGTAATAGTCAACAG TTTCAAGCATTGCGAGCGATGGTGCAAGCCAATCCCCAAATCTTGCAG CCTATGCTTCAAGAACTTGGAAAGCAGAATCCACAATTAATGCGTCTCATTCAGGATCACCAGGCTGATTTTCTTCGCCTAATTAATGAACCTGTTGAAGGGGAAGG GAACTTGCTCTCACAGTTGGCGTCTTCAATGCCACAAACTGTGTCTGTGACACCAGAGGAGCACGAAGCCATTGAACGT CTCGAGGCTATGGGCTTCAGACGGGCTACAGTCTTACAAGTCTATTTTGCATGCAATAAGAACGAGGAGCTGGCTGCAAACTATCTCCTAGATCACATAGACGAGTTCGATAACGAAGATGAAGAAGGCCTTCCttga
- the LOC130802302 gene encoding 30S ribosomal protein 3, chloroplastic-like, which yields MFSMAVQPNINAIVKPSTYPSPILSLKPFKVSTFGNPKSHSSPSFPQLKKKDRYFSLAAAPETVSDTVDIDDDLPINIKKLKVEVKPMDKPRLVLKFIWMEKNIGLALDQTIPGHGTIPLSPYYFWPRKDAWEELKVLLESKPWISQKQMIIILNQATDIINLWQQSGGNPAS from the exons ATGTTTTCAATGGCGGTTCAACCTAACATCAATGCCATTGTTAAACCTTCAACATACCCTTCTCCAATACTATCTCTTAAACCCTTCAAAGTTTCCACTTTTGgaaacccaaaatcccattCTTCACCTTCATTTCCTCAATTGAAGAAGAAAGATCGGTACTTTTCTCTTGCTGCTGCTCCTGAAACCGTTTCTGATACTGTAGACATTGATGATGACTTACCTATCAACATAAAG AAGCTCAAAGTGGAAGTTAAGCCAATGGACAAACCAAGGCTAGTTTTGAAGTTCATATGGATGGAGAAAAACATTGGTCTTGCTCTCGATCAAACCATACCGGGTCATGGTACGATACCATTAAGTCCATACTATTTCTGGCCGCGGAAAGATGCTTGGGAAGAGCTTAAAGTGTTGCTCGAGAGTAAGCCATGGATTTCTCAGAAACAAATGATCATCATTCTTAATCAAGCTACTGATATCATCAATTTGTGGCAACAAAGTGGTGGTAATCCTGCATCTTAG
- the LOC130802303 gene encoding probable carboxylesterase 17 — protein MAALSLLSHNAIRNQQHRGVLVEEIEGLIKVYKDGRVERPPIIPNVPCTSIQPELRVTSRDIIIDRFTNLSVRVYAPQVQGKVPVLVYFHGGGFCVGSASWSCYHNFTANLASKVGCVVVSVNYRLAPENRLPAAYDDGYNTIMWVKQQAAYGGSNTEHSWWLSRCNLSSFFLAGDSAGANIAHNVTLKIAAETGNFRPVFHKGTILIQPFFGGETRTASEKVSQPQGSALTLSAADTYWRLSLPVGSNRDHPWCNPLVNGASKLKGAQLPATMVCISDMDILMDRNIEFCSVMANAGKTVKIAVYKGVGHAFQILNSSHHSKSRTQEMIAHIKAFINN, from the coding sequence ATGGCAGCCCTTTCTTTACTAAGTCACAATGCAATCAGAAATCAGCAACATCGTGGGGTTTTAGTAGAAGAAATAGAAGGCCTTATAAAGGTGTATAAAGATGGGCGTGTCGAAAGACCGCCCATCATACCGAATGTCCCTTGCACGAGCATTCAACCCGAACTCAGGGTAACATCAAGGGACATTATAATCGACCGATTCACTAATCTGTCTGTGCGTGTTTATGCACCGCAAGTCCAAGGAAAGGTTCCAGTACTAGTCTACTTCCATGGAGGAGGCTTTTGTGTAGGCTCCGCTTCATGGAGTTGCTACCACAACTTCACAGCCAACTTAGCGTCTAAAGTTGGCTGTGTAGTCGTATCAGTAAACTACCGTCTAGCTCCTGAGAACCGCCTTCCTGCTGCCTATGATGACGGGTACAATACCATTATGTGGGTGAAACAGCAAGCTGCCTATGGTGGTAGTAATACCGAGCATTCTTGGTGGCTTAGTCGATGCAATTTGTCGAGTTTTTTCTTAGCCGGAGACAGTGCAGGGGCTAATATAGCACATAATGTGACACTAAAAATTGCTGCAGAAACTGGCAATTTTAGGCCAGTTTTTCATAAGGGGACTATCTTGATTCAGCCGTTTTTCGGAGGAGAAACTCGCACTGCATCCGAGAAAGTGTCGCAGCCACAGGGCTCGGCACTGACCTTATCAGCAGCAGATACTTATTGGAGATTATCCCTTCCTGTAGGCTCGAATCGAGATCATCCCTGGTGCAATCCCTTAGTAAATGGTGCAAGTAAATTGAAGGGTGCACAACTTCCTGCTACCATGGTGTGCATTTCAGACATGGATATTTTGATGGATAGGAACATAGAGTTCTGTTCTGTAATGGCTAATGCAGGAAAAACAGTAAAAATTGCAGTATATAAAGGCGTTGGACACGCCTTTCAGATCTTGAATAGCTCTCATCATTCGAAATCTCGAACACAAGAGATGATTGCACATATAAAAGCTTTCATCAATAACTGA
- the LOC130802301 gene encoding uncharacterized protein LOC130802301 isoform X2: protein MGRTFGINLLGKKSSKLMSYLDHAITRNSYIKNRQQALYSFLHSDVLQLLNLGHQQQALIRVEHVIKSKDMLDALDLIDSYCNLLAQNESLIEKSKECPNEFKEAIGSLIYASSRIGDFPELQHIRNYFTLKYGQQFVLQALESPTSFGVNDKILFVLAWRIFLSVSPSWKLLL, encoded by the exons atgggGAGAACATTTGGTATCAATTTATTAGgaaaaaaatcatcaaagtTAATGTCTTATTTAGATCATGCAATAACAAGAAATTCATATATCAAGAATAGGCAACAAGCTCTTTACTCATTTTTGCATTCGGATGTGCTTCAACTCCTCAATCTTGGTCATCAACAACAAGCTCTAATTCGA GTTGAGCATGTAATAAAGAGCAAGGATATGTTGGATGCATTGGATCTTATAGACTCTTATTGTAATCTTCTTGCACAAAATGAGTCATTGATTGAGAAAAGCAA ggaGTGCCCAAATGAATTTAAGGAAGCTATAGGGAGCTTAATTTATGCATCTTCAAGGATAGGAGATTTCCCAGAACTACAACATATTCGAAATTATTTCACATTGAAATATGGGCAGCAATTTGTGCTTCAAGCTCTTGAATCTCCTACAAGTTTTGGTGTCAATGATAAG ATTCTATTTGTCTTGGCATGGCGGATCTTTCTCTCGGTGAGCCCGAGTTGGAAACTACTTTTGTAG